The Rhizobium rosettiformans sequence AAAGTGTCCGCAGCTCACTCATTACGGCCGCCTGAATCCGCTGGACGTTGCCAAGGTTGATGTCCAGCTCTGAGGGATGGACACCCTTTCCTGCATTCAGGGAGCGGGCGACCTGATTCAAATTGATGCCGATCATCCGCATGTCTTCGAGCAATGCGGCCATGATCAACCTGTCTTCCGCAGTCAGAATAGGTCGAACGCCAGCACCTTCGAGGAGCAGCGAACGGAAAAAAGCAGAGACACTCATACCAGCCGACTTGGCCGCTTCTTCGATAGCCGAATGCTCTGCATCGCTGACGCGGACGTTGATGAGACGCCCCTTGCGTTGCTTGGCTGTCGGAACTTCGATCGTGTCTTCACTCATCAATCAATTAAGCCTTCCCGGAGCCTTGCGACCATCATCGTGGGCTTGTCCCACGATCGCAATGCAAAATGTAAAACATTTTTACGTATCCTGCCAATCCAAACTTAAAGCACTATCCCCCAATTTGAACCAAATTCCACCTCTCGACTGGCTCCACTTCGCTTCGCACTCTTTCCGTTGGAACGCTCACCAGGGTTCACCGCCAAAACCGCTTCTGAAGGCCTTTGTCTGTCCCTCGTACTCAGGCGAAAGGGACGCTTCGCTGTTCGCCCTTGCGCCTTCCGTGCGAGCGCCAAGTGAGGCCTCACGCGGCTCCGGGGTTCACCACTCGACCCAAACACTTGTAAAAACCACACGACTAACTCGTGTGGTTTTAGAGATGTTCCGAGACGTGCGTTCACACGCATGTTTTGATCTTAACCTGCGTGTGTTCACATGGTAGGTTTGCTTCGATGTGAAGATCTTAACGACGATACTGATGTGCCGATTGAACCCACGTCGGATCGCTAGGGGGGCGGGGGAACCATTAGTCTTGAGAGGATCGTGCAATGGCAATCTGCATATCGCTGGTAAGCGGCAAGGGTGGAGCGGGCAAGACAACCGCCGTAATCCTAGTCGCTGGAGAATATGCGCTTCATGGTAAGCAAGTGCTCTTGGTCGATGCCGATGGCCGACAAAACCTGAATGAGTGGTGGTCCCGTTCCGAGGCGAAAGACAACAGGCCAGACGGCATTGAGCTTCGCACGGCAGTAACCAACGCATCACTTCAGCATATTCTGGAGAACGAAACGCATGGGTTTGACGTCGTGCTGATCGACTCGCCCGGTCAAGACACCGTGCTGCGAGACACGATCATCGCCGGCTCGGACATCGTTATGACCCCGATCCAGCCAAACCAAGACGAGATTCTTGCTGCCGGCCAGGCAGCAATGGACGTGGCTGACACCTGCGATCGTACCGGGCGAAACATT is a genomic window containing:
- a CDS encoding DUF6290 family protein — protein: MSEDTIEVPTAKQRKGRLINVRVSDAEHSAIEEAAKSAGMSVSAFFRSLLLEGAGVRPILTAEDRLIMAALLEDMRMIGINLNQVARSLNAGKGVHPSELDINLGNVQRIQAAVMSELRTLSRRAGHERRGEV
- a CDS encoding ParA family protein; translation: MAICISLVSGKGGAGKTTAVILVAGEYALHGKQVLLVDADGRQNLNEWWSRSEAKDNRPDGIELRTAVTNASLQHILENETHGFDVVLIDSPGQDTVLRDTIIAGSDIVMTPIQPNQDEILAAGQAAMDVADTCDRTGRNIPHLNFRTRITLPGRSLEAYRLIRPFIANLQEQGYDSYLLDTELYERNPYRDIRLGYGTLQMLELSDSVKKARSEVMTLMQEIERFLPNEQKRS